From Streptomyces sp. NBC_00376, one genomic window encodes:
- a CDS encoding DUF6879 family protein produces MPSNVPLSFRDLLADCTQSAVHLEMRDAYAVDYETGPFADWRAGHRYDPADRASWWRPWLDLVAETVGRGVTMRRARIVSEPVSEYIQYEHSGTFTNVAAGENVRWLPRRRASDIALPGNDFWLFDGQLVQWNHFAGDGSSQGPEITEDPAAVKLCADAFETVWERAVPHNQYTIR; encoded by the coding sequence ATGCCGTCGAACGTGCCGCTCAGCTTCCGTGACCTCCTCGCGGACTGCACCCAGTCCGCAGTGCACCTGGAGATGCGCGACGCCTACGCAGTCGACTACGAGACCGGCCCCTTCGCCGACTGGCGCGCCGGCCACCGATACGATCCGGCAGATCGTGCGTCATGGTGGCGGCCCTGGCTCGACCTCGTCGCCGAGACTGTAGGACGCGGCGTCACCATGCGGCGGGCCCGGATCGTGTCCGAGCCAGTCAGCGAGTACATCCAGTACGAGCACTCGGGCACTTTCACCAACGTGGCAGCAGGGGAGAATGTGCGGTGGCTGCCCCGGCGCCGGGCGTCAGACATTGCGCTACCAGGAAACGACTTCTGGCTGTTCGATGGCCAACTGGTTCAGTGGAACCACTTTGCTGGGGATGGGTCATCTCAAGGGCCTGAAATCACCGAGGACCCAGCGGCGGTGAAGCTCTGCGCGGACGCCTTCGAGACCGTGTGGGAGCGTGCTGTGCCGCACAACCAGTACACGATCCGCTGA
- a CDS encoding helix-turn-helix domain-containing protein — MTIPSSSAQSAREVVAQRLRHLRKGAGLTVVELASGCGWHHAKTSRIENGRTAPTATDIRLWCRTVDAEDQAEDLIAQSLHAESMYTEWRSRVRNGLKSLQDSAVAFFNETELFRVYSSSLVPGFLQTEGYAAGVLGMSARFRELPVDDSAEAARARVNRSQIIHERSHRFVFLIEEAVLYYRIGDIEAMAAQLGYLLSAGALPAVSLGVIPASSPRGQWPRETFHVYDDSLVSVELVSAQVRITQPTEIGLYVRAFEELRRTAVYGAEARALITKAIDALG; from the coding sequence ATGACGATCCCCTCCTCTTCCGCGCAATCCGCACGCGAGGTCGTGGCGCAGCGTCTGCGCCATCTGCGGAAGGGGGCGGGACTCACCGTAGTTGAGCTTGCGAGCGGGTGCGGGTGGCACCACGCCAAGACGTCCCGGATCGAGAACGGCCGCACCGCTCCGACCGCCACGGACATTCGGCTGTGGTGCCGTACCGTCGACGCGGAGGACCAGGCCGAGGACCTGATCGCGCAGTCACTCCACGCTGAGTCGATGTACACCGAGTGGCGCAGCCGGGTCCGCAACGGGCTGAAGTCCCTTCAGGACAGCGCCGTTGCATTCTTCAACGAGACCGAGCTGTTCCGCGTCTACTCCTCCTCGCTCGTCCCCGGCTTCCTCCAGACTGAGGGGTACGCGGCGGGAGTTCTCGGCATGTCAGCCCGGTTCCGTGAGCTGCCCGTGGACGACAGCGCGGAAGCGGCGAGGGCCCGAGTGAACCGCTCGCAGATCATCCACGAACGCAGCCACCGGTTCGTCTTCCTCATCGAAGAAGCAGTGCTGTACTACCGGATCGGCGACATCGAGGCGATGGCGGCGCAGCTCGGCTACCTGCTGAGCGCCGGCGCCCTGCCCGCGGTGTCACTCGGCGTCATTCCGGCCAGCAGTCCGCGGGGGCAGTGGCCGCGAGAAACGTTCCATGTGTATGACGACTCACTGGTGTCGGTTGAATTGGTGTCGGCGCAGGTGCGCATTACACAGCCCACGGAGATCGGGTTGTACGTTCGGGCATTCGAGGAGCTGCGGCGCACGGCGGTCTACGGAGCTGAGGCGAGGGCTTTGATCACGAAGGCGATTGACGCGCTGGGCTGA
- a CDS encoding RICIN domain-containing protein, with protein sequence MYLVLAAAFAVVFTFGSSSANALDIPGSSGVGGYAHITNGRSDLCLAVPGGSMEPAAQLNQFTCGEWDDHFWVLQLAFTTDNGSRDWYTIQNQNSGMCLSVDAARKDNFAPVTQYPCGWPAAYVDQYWALNGKGMIENGKAIEGWGLENYNSRKCLAIKDGSTASTAPAVQYDCGWYGDQIWY encoded by the coding sequence GTGTACCTGGTCTTAGCTGCAGCCTTTGCCGTGGTGTTCACGTTCGGATCGTCTTCGGCGAACGCACTGGACATTCCCGGAAGTTCCGGCGTAGGCGGTTACGCACACATCACGAACGGCCGGTCGGACCTCTGTCTCGCCGTACCAGGCGGCAGCATGGAACCCGCCGCGCAGCTGAACCAGTTCACCTGCGGGGAGTGGGACGATCACTTCTGGGTCCTCCAGCTTGCCTTCACGACCGACAACGGCAGCCGCGATTGGTACACGATCCAGAACCAGAACAGCGGAATGTGCCTGTCGGTGGATGCCGCCCGGAAGGACAACTTCGCTCCCGTCACCCAGTACCCCTGCGGATGGCCCGCGGCATACGTCGACCAGTATTGGGCCCTCAATGGCAAGGGCATGATCGAGAACGGCAAGGCGATCGAAGGCTGGGGCCTTGAGAACTACAACAGCCGAAAGTGCCTTGCGATCAAGGACGGCAGCACGGCCAGCACCGCACCCGCCGTCCAGTACGACTGCGGGTGGTACGGCGATCAAATCTGGTACTAG
- a CDS encoding ATP-binding protein — MTSNKPFGRWGEVFGDDTVAAAMIDRLVHHADVLSLKGDSYRLKDRDIGRTPNAATG, encoded by the coding sequence GTGACCAGCAACAAGCCCTTCGGACGCTGGGGAGAGGTCTTCGGCGACGACACCGTCGCCGCCGCCATGATCGACCGTCTCGTCCACCACGCCGATGTGCTCTCCTTGAAAGGAGACTCCTACCGGCTGAAAGACCGCGACATCGGCCGCACCCCGAACGCGGCAACCGGCTGA
- the cas3 gene encoding CRISPR-associated helicase Cas3' — protein sequence MVKHEGAVSSENCFLDTRMWGKEHGLSRPYPVMCHLLDTGAVFQELWDVVLSDKTQAAIADALGLNAVEARTLVSFWAGLHDIGKITPPFQAQVPACYSPVRSDPAYVSAPGAETEKSFRHEIASHWALSELFAAAGYPGDRRLPRKSVGQQVAQLLGGHHGLFGAVLKAKEAAQASSYNPGLGAQGWAGQRRAHFEELRRAMGAFAVPVGGLPAGLAVVVAGLVVVADWLASQTSAIEPRIPEPGWSGTAEEVDVYWQAAVKAAPGLVQAARLGRARFSAEEFDAMFPFAPNSLQRDLAEHLPGLVGEHGAGLVLVTAPTGDGKTEAALFASSLLGRAAGARGLYFALPTMGTADAMLPRVEAFASRSLSGERALMLLHSMAWLSSADAGGKAAAFEVPVGEGLMSAGRGTVVEADGWLRGPKRGLLAPLSVGTIDQALSAVLPLRYNALRLFGLSDKVLVVDEAHAYGPWMHQLLVRLLEWLGAMGAPVVLLSATMTGRSAGSLVDAYRRGAGFREPSRVVPRYPGWLFLSGVSGEVSAARSTASNRARTLKVSRRPVVWDAAEPAGAPVREDGRRAALREVLAPVVAEGGTALVCCTTVAEAQQTYRDVRAAFPGLVARPDGLRLLHSRFPADMRASITARCESMYGKPLSGEAVTARAASVLVATQVVEQSLDFDFDLVVSDLAPLAQLLQRAGRGRRHERGPLGRPRWAAAEDEPELVVLDPLPVPDGSVPRSWGKVYDTGLLRRTSQILLKCAGEGIAVPAGVQQLVDEVYEEDFVDRLEGAAREELARLDEERAAVEAAERHLAAWTGICAPADVKGDLSKLSRREVGVTEELLTTRLGADTGRVLCLYEQADGVVTLDPEGKAPVPAGGRYGLKAAELADVARRVAPVPGRWLRGGEPAGAVLQRWGTHPSLRDLVLLTMSPMGDGTWRCRHGRYTISMSEVGLEAE from the coding sequence ATGGTGAAGCACGAGGGGGCTGTCTCCTCAGAGAACTGCTTTCTGGATACTCGTATGTGGGGGAAGGAGCACGGGCTGTCGCGGCCGTATCCGGTGATGTGTCATCTCCTGGACACCGGGGCGGTGTTCCAGGAGCTTTGGGACGTCGTTCTGAGCGACAAGACCCAGGCTGCCATAGCGGATGCACTCGGTCTGAACGCGGTGGAGGCGCGCACGCTGGTCTCGTTCTGGGCCGGATTGCATGACATCGGCAAGATCACGCCCCCGTTCCAGGCCCAGGTTCCCGCCTGTTACAGCCCGGTTCGTAGCGATCCCGCCTACGTCAGTGCGCCGGGTGCCGAGACCGAGAAGAGCTTCCGCCATGAGATCGCATCTCACTGGGCCCTTTCCGAGCTGTTCGCGGCGGCAGGCTATCCCGGCGACAGACGCCTGCCCCGGAAGTCTGTAGGTCAGCAGGTCGCACAGTTGTTAGGCGGGCATCACGGCCTTTTCGGGGCGGTGTTGAAGGCGAAGGAGGCGGCGCAGGCCAGCAGCTACAACCCTGGTCTGGGGGCACAAGGCTGGGCCGGCCAAAGGCGAGCGCACTTCGAGGAGCTTCGACGTGCCATGGGGGCGTTCGCGGTTCCTGTGGGTGGGTTACCCGCCGGACTGGCCGTGGTGGTGGCTGGTTTGGTCGTGGTGGCGGACTGGCTGGCGAGCCAGACATCCGCGATCGAGCCGCGTATCCCTGAGCCTGGCTGGTCGGGCACGGCAGAGGAGGTCGATGTGTACTGGCAGGCAGCGGTGAAGGCCGCGCCGGGGCTGGTGCAGGCTGCGCGGCTGGGCCGGGCCCGGTTCTCGGCCGAGGAGTTCGATGCGATGTTCCCCTTTGCCCCCAACAGCCTGCAGCGGGATCTGGCGGAGCATCTTCCCGGGTTGGTCGGTGAGCACGGGGCTGGGCTGGTGCTGGTGACGGCCCCCACCGGTGACGGGAAGACAGAGGCAGCGTTGTTCGCGTCTTCGTTGCTGGGGCGGGCAGCGGGGGCTCGGGGTTTGTACTTCGCATTGCCGACTATGGGTACGGCGGACGCGATGCTGCCGCGGGTAGAGGCGTTCGCCTCTCGGTCCCTGTCCGGTGAGCGTGCGTTGATGCTGCTGCATTCGATGGCGTGGCTGAGTTCCGCAGACGCTGGGGGTAAAGCAGCCGCTTTCGAAGTCCCGGTCGGCGAAGGCTTGATGAGTGCCGGGAGGGGGACGGTCGTCGAGGCAGACGGGTGGCTGCGGGGCCCGAAGCGTGGGCTGCTCGCCCCCTTGAGTGTGGGCACGATCGACCAGGCCCTGAGTGCTGTGCTGCCTCTGCGGTACAACGCGCTGCGGCTATTCGGGTTGTCGGACAAGGTGCTCGTGGTCGATGAGGCGCATGCCTACGGTCCGTGGATGCATCAGCTCCTCGTACGGCTTCTGGAGTGGCTGGGCGCTATGGGTGCCCCGGTCGTGCTGCTGTCGGCCACAATGACGGGCCGTTCGGCCGGCTCACTGGTCGACGCGTATCGGCGTGGTGCCGGGTTCCGCGAGCCGTCCCGTGTGGTTCCGCGGTATCCGGGCTGGCTGTTCTTGAGCGGGGTCTCGGGGGAGGTGTCGGCTGCGCGGAGTACCGCGAGCAACCGTGCCCGGACGCTGAAGGTGTCACGGCGGCCGGTGGTGTGGGACGCCGCGGAGCCGGCTGGTGCGCCGGTCCGGGAGGACGGTCGGCGTGCGGCGCTGCGGGAGGTGCTGGCTCCCGTCGTCGCGGAAGGCGGAACAGCCCTGGTGTGCTGCACGACTGTGGCAGAGGCCCAGCAGACGTACCGGGATGTGCGGGCGGCATTCCCTGGTCTCGTGGCCCGTCCGGATGGGTTGCGGTTGCTGCACTCCCGATTTCCGGCAGATATGCGGGCCTCGATCACGGCCCGCTGCGAAAGTATGTACGGCAAACCCCTCTCCGGGGAAGCGGTTACGGCACGTGCAGCGTCGGTGCTGGTGGCGACGCAGGTCGTGGAGCAGTCCCTGGACTTCGATTTCGACTTGGTGGTGAGCGACCTTGCCCCGTTGGCGCAGCTGTTGCAGCGTGCCGGACGCGGGCGGCGGCATGAACGCGGCCCTCTCGGCCGTCCGCGGTGGGCGGCGGCGGAGGACGAACCAGAGCTGGTCGTACTCGATCCGCTGCCCGTGCCCGACGGCTCCGTCCCGCGTTCATGGGGAAAGGTCTACGACACGGGACTGCTCAGACGCACTTCCCAGATTCTGTTGAAGTGCGCCGGGGAGGGCATCGCGGTTCCCGCTGGTGTGCAGCAGTTGGTGGACGAGGTGTACGAGGAGGACTTCGTCGACCGGCTGGAGGGCGCAGCCCGTGAGGAGCTGGCCCGGCTGGATGAGGAGCGAGCAGCGGTGGAGGCGGCCGAGCGTCATCTCGCGGCGTGGACCGGTATCTGCGCGCCGGCGGATGTGAAGGGCGATCTCAGCAAGCTCTCCCGGCGGGAAGTGGGGGTGACCGAGGAGTTGCTGACGACCCGTCTCGGTGCTGACACCGGGCGGGTGCTCTGCCTGTACGAACAGGCAGACGGGGTGGTGACGCTCGACCCCGAGGGGAAGGCTCCCGTTCCTGCCGGGGGCAGGTACGGGCTCAAAGCGGCGGAGCTGGCCGATGTTGCGCGGCGGGTGGCACCGGTGCCAGGGCGATGGCTGCGCGGCGGCGAGCCCGCCGGTGCTGTTCTTCAGAGGTGGGGAACGCACCCCTCGCTCCGCGACCTCGTTCTGCTGACCATGAGCCCCATGGGGGACGGCACCTGGAGGTGCCGGCACGGGCGCTACACGATCTCCATGTCCGAGGTCGGCCTCGAAGCCGAATGA
- the casA gene encoding type I-E CRISPR-associated protein Cse1/CasA: MPTGTYNLIDQPCVPVRWKPGSVPAVAGGFPDRVGLRELLLRSHDIECLAVADAPAHSALLRILYALTAWVAGLTEQGSEGDWDERRLDVIDAGQLPPGEVDAYFRRFEDRFFLFAPGGRPWMQDPRLADQCDAAKTAGVNKLIVTRPSGNNHSWFRHDSDTAAEPPTASEAFLSLLVWHYYGPSGRCSSREVNGVKSASATAGPLRTALSYHPEGTSLFETLLAGLVPPEDNVREGEDLCPWEQDELPDPDCPPRVSHGPRSRHTCRSQHALLLVPDEDSTHVRDAFITWAYRGERMPREDDYLIWQVSQQGNLYPRPADAGRALWRDLDALLLQHPPAGSAHPRQPRVFRSAVEVSEDLRVRALGFDQEGQAKDTQFIDAGTPAVLGFAERNDARTVPAVGRLRQFGELYGRRLDRAVKRAWAAYVRDAKADGAAWAAEAGARYWPRAEAEFWARFRLLDRTGDVADGGFDPAATRRAFLRLAEEAYDAVTDPVTRTLRGAKAVSQARIELYGGTPKSRQTTPGPRAKTKEPTG, encoded by the coding sequence ATGCCAACCGGCACATACAACCTGATCGACCAGCCGTGTGTCCCCGTGCGCTGGAAACCAGGCAGTGTTCCCGCTGTCGCAGGCGGGTTCCCGGACCGGGTTGGGCTGCGCGAACTCCTGCTGCGCAGCCACGACATCGAGTGTCTCGCCGTCGCCGACGCGCCCGCGCACTCTGCGCTGCTTCGGATCCTTTACGCACTCACTGCCTGGGTGGCTGGCCTGACCGAGCAGGGCTCTGAAGGCGACTGGGACGAACGCCGACTGGACGTTATCGATGCCGGCCAGCTTCCGCCCGGGGAGGTCGACGCGTATTTCAGGAGGTTCGAGGACCGGTTTTTCCTGTTCGCCCCTGGCGGTCGCCCGTGGATGCAGGATCCCCGGCTGGCGGACCAGTGCGACGCAGCGAAGACCGCTGGTGTCAACAAGCTCATCGTTACCCGGCCTTCGGGCAACAACCACTCGTGGTTCCGGCACGACTCGGACACCGCAGCCGAGCCGCCCACTGCGTCTGAGGCCTTCCTCAGTCTCCTTGTGTGGCACTACTACGGGCCGTCCGGTCGCTGTTCCTCCCGGGAAGTGAACGGGGTGAAGAGCGCGAGCGCCACCGCCGGCCCGCTGCGGACCGCTTTGTCCTACCACCCCGAAGGCACGTCTCTCTTCGAGACATTGCTCGCCGGACTGGTGCCGCCGGAGGACAACGTGCGCGAGGGTGAGGATCTGTGTCCGTGGGAGCAGGATGAACTGCCCGACCCTGACTGTCCTCCGAGGGTGTCCCACGGGCCGCGTTCCCGGCACACCTGCCGCTCTCAACACGCGCTGCTTCTGGTTCCGGACGAGGACAGCACCCATGTGCGGGACGCGTTCATCACCTGGGCGTACCGGGGTGAACGGATGCCGCGGGAGGACGACTACCTGATCTGGCAGGTCAGCCAGCAGGGCAACCTCTATCCGCGCCCTGCCGACGCAGGCCGGGCGCTGTGGCGTGACTTGGACGCCCTGCTGCTCCAGCATCCCCCCGCGGGCAGCGCCCACCCGCGACAGCCGCGGGTGTTCCGCAGTGCGGTCGAGGTGTCCGAGGACCTGCGGGTGCGGGCGCTCGGGTTCGATCAGGAAGGGCAGGCCAAGGACACGCAGTTCATCGACGCCGGCACGCCGGCCGTCCTCGGATTTGCTGAGCGCAACGACGCCCGTACTGTCCCGGCGGTGGGCCGCCTGCGGCAGTTCGGCGAACTGTACGGACGCCGCCTGGACCGGGCGGTCAAACGCGCCTGGGCCGCCTACGTCAGAGATGCCAAAGCGGATGGCGCGGCCTGGGCTGCGGAGGCCGGCGCCCGGTACTGGCCTCGCGCCGAGGCCGAGTTCTGGGCACGTTTTCGTCTTCTGGACCGCACTGGCGACGTCGCCGACGGCGGTTTCGACCCGGCAGCCACCCGTCGGGCGTTTCTGCGCCTGGCCGAGGAGGCGTACGACGCGGTGACCGACCCCGTCACGCGCACCCTGCGCGGCGCGAAAGCCGTCTCGCAGGCCCGCATCGAGCTCTACGGCGGAACCCCGAAGAGCCGGCAGACCACGCCCGGCCCCCGTGCAAAGACCAAGGAGCCCACTGGATGA
- a CDS encoding type I-E CRISPR-associated protein Cse2/CasB: MTTTPPPAASDITSPPDTATGKIPQQTSMPQAGRSRAYTNWVERVCREDAGARSALRSGLRKDLDAVQRMHRLVAPWLPERCSADMERAYYAVAAMIAAQPRSALAAPELSAAGSLQSDGQKSSRGARRRRPSLGTAFATAVTEGPAREKEMRAGTAESRLNLLTRQSVNGLHRHLPASVGYLRSLGVEVDWAQLLDDISDWRLRSGRISRTWLQDFYRLRDKAAAQQADDAEERELAADQASAPASP, from the coding sequence ATGACGACCACTCCCCCACCGGCCGCCAGCGACATCACCAGCCCACCGGATACGGCGACCGGGAAGATCCCGCAGCAGACCAGCATGCCGCAGGCCGGCCGCTCACGCGCGTACACCAACTGGGTCGAGCGGGTCTGCCGCGAAGACGCTGGCGCCCGCAGCGCGCTGCGCAGCGGGCTGCGGAAGGATCTCGACGCGGTGCAGCGCATGCACCGACTGGTTGCGCCCTGGCTTCCCGAGCGGTGCTCCGCGGACATGGAGCGGGCGTACTACGCGGTCGCCGCGATGATCGCGGCCCAGCCCCGCAGCGCGCTGGCGGCACCGGAACTCTCGGCCGCAGGTTCCCTGCAGTCCGACGGGCAGAAGTCCTCCCGCGGCGCACGGCGGCGACGTCCCAGTCTCGGCACGGCATTCGCCACCGCCGTCACCGAGGGGCCCGCCAGGGAGAAGGAAATGCGGGCAGGCACCGCCGAGAGCCGCCTCAACCTCCTCACCCGCCAGAGCGTTAATGGCTTGCATCGGCACCTTCCGGCCTCTGTCGGATACCTGCGCTCGCTGGGCGTGGAGGTCGACTGGGCACAGTTGCTCGACGACATCAGTGACTGGCGCCTTCGCTCCGGGCGGATCTCGCGCACGTGGCTCCAGGACTTCTACCGGCTGCGGGACAAGGCCGCTGCGCAGCAGGCCGACGACGCCGAGGAGAGGGAACTTGCAGCGGATCAGGCTTCGGCTCCCGCCTCCCCCTGA
- the cas7e gene encoding type I-E CRISPR-associated protein Cas7/Cse4/CasC: MTMAARFLDIHIIQSVPFANLNRDDTNSVKTVQYGNVLRTRVSSQSWKRAVRGMFEERIGQAALRTRRIGERVTRLLAEDREWPLDLAGKAGAHTAAASSIKFELAKNPADPKQSVPNKVLTNAMVYVPQSAVTELADLAEEHREALQAAKDIKKPSDKSILPVDRVEAVLRSRNGVINLFGRMLAEVDNAGVDGAVQVAHALTTHETDVELDYFSAVDDITAAWGDQSGSGHMGHSEFSAGTFYRYATIDLRDLAANIGENPTELRELAAAFLSAFILSLPQAKKNSTAPHTIPDLVHISVRADRPLSYAAAFESPITASGQGGFAATSRTALFEYAEAANRLLGTSGILTSGWAGIDTKGPDGLGTHHASFDTLIDATLASALTARPAGDAA; the protein is encoded by the coding sequence ATGACCATGGCCGCCCGTTTCCTCGACATCCACATCATCCAGAGCGTCCCGTTCGCCAATTTGAACCGGGACGATACGAACTCCGTCAAAACGGTCCAGTACGGCAATGTGCTGCGTACCCGGGTCAGCAGCCAGTCCTGGAAGCGGGCCGTCCGCGGCATGTTCGAGGAACGCATCGGCCAGGCTGCTCTGCGTACCCGCCGTATCGGCGAGCGCGTCACCCGTCTTCTCGCCGAGGATCGGGAATGGCCGCTGGATCTCGCCGGGAAGGCGGGGGCGCACACGGCCGCGGCCAGCAGCATCAAGTTCGAACTTGCGAAGAACCCGGCAGACCCCAAGCAGAGCGTCCCCAACAAGGTCCTCACCAACGCCATGGTCTACGTCCCCCAGAGCGCCGTTACCGAACTCGCCGACCTGGCCGAGGAACACCGCGAGGCATTGCAAGCGGCGAAGGACATCAAGAAGCCGTCGGACAAGAGCATCCTGCCCGTCGACCGGGTCGAGGCGGTCCTCCGCTCCCGCAACGGCGTCATCAATCTCTTCGGCCGCATGCTCGCCGAGGTCGACAACGCCGGTGTCGACGGCGCCGTCCAGGTCGCCCACGCCCTCACCACCCACGAGACCGACGTCGAACTCGACTACTTCTCAGCCGTCGACGACATCACCGCCGCCTGGGGCGACCAGTCCGGCAGCGGCCACATGGGCCACAGCGAATTCAGCGCCGGTACCTTCTACCGGTACGCCACCATCGACCTCCGCGACCTCGCCGCCAACATCGGCGAGAACCCCACCGAGCTCCGCGAACTCGCTGCCGCCTTCCTCAGCGCGTTCATCCTGTCCCTGCCCCAGGCGAAGAAGAACTCCACAGCCCCCCACACCATCCCCGACCTCGTCCACATCTCCGTACGCGCCGACCGGCCCCTCTCCTACGCCGCAGCCTTCGAAAGCCCCATCACCGCATCCGGGCAGGGAGGCTTCGCCGCCACCTCCCGCACCGCCCTCTTCGAATACGCCGAGGCCGCCAACCGCCTCCTGGGCACCAGCGGCATCCTCACCTCCGGCTGGGCCGGAATCGACACCAAGGGCCCCGACGGGCTCGGCACCCACCACGCCAGCTTTGACACGCTCATCGATGCCACTCTCGCCAGCGCTCTGACCGCACGCCCCGCCGGTGACGCAGCATGA
- the cas5e gene encoding type I-E CRISPR-associated protein Cas5/CasD: MSAALPDPEPGLLLRLAGPLQSWGLHSHFNERDTATFPTRSGIIGLLASALGRRRDQPINDLAALHMTVRTDRPGVMLRDLHTVGGGLPAKATVTTAEGKKRTGDTGTLLTHRYYLADAAFTLALTTPHPTGEDRALLNRCANALRSPHWPLHLGRRSCPPEGPILLGQSDDALHHLVHLPLAARPAVGSGPGGRPVEFLADRPLNHLPAPAHTICDTNEDGSHPSGELNDQPLSYHPRQRAYRARPLYRRTLLLLPSQFAGLGREQLTALGHYLETRLNTTEGSPR, translated from the coding sequence ATGAGCGCCGCCCTCCCCGACCCCGAACCGGGGCTCCTCCTCCGCCTGGCCGGTCCCCTCCAGTCCTGGGGCCTGCACAGCCACTTCAACGAACGCGACACCGCCACCTTCCCCACCCGCTCCGGCATCATCGGCCTCCTCGCCTCAGCCCTCGGACGACGCCGGGACCAGCCCATCAACGACCTCGCAGCACTGCACATGACCGTGCGCACCGACCGGCCCGGCGTGATGCTGCGCGACCTGCACACCGTCGGCGGCGGTCTCCCCGCCAAAGCCACCGTGACCACAGCCGAAGGCAAGAAACGCACCGGCGACACCGGCACCCTTCTCACCCACCGCTACTACCTCGCCGACGCCGCCTTCACCCTCGCCCTCACCACACCCCACCCCACCGGCGAGGACCGCGCACTCCTCAACCGCTGCGCCAACGCTCTGCGCAGCCCCCACTGGCCCCTGCACCTCGGGCGACGCTCCTGCCCGCCCGAAGGCCCCATCCTGCTCGGACAGAGCGACGACGCACTGCACCACCTCGTCCACCTGCCCCTCGCCGCCCGCCCGGCCGTCGGCTCCGGTCCGGGAGGCAGGCCGGTGGAATTCCTGGCCGACCGCCCACTGAACCACCTCCCCGCCCCAGCCCACACGATCTGCGACACGAACGAGGACGGTTCCCACCCCTCCGGCGAACTCAACGACCAGCCGCTCAGCTACCACCCCCGCCAACGCGCCTACCGCGCCCGGCCGCTGTACCGCCGCACCCTGCTCCTCCTGCCCTCCCAGTTCGCCGGACTCGGGAGAGAGCAGCTCACCGCGCTGGGCCACTACCTAGAGACCCGGCTGAACACCACCGAAGGGAGCCCACGATGA
- the cas6e gene encoding type I-E CRISPR-associated protein Cas6/Cse3/CasE: MTLWLTRIVPDTRSRDARRDLSGAIGMHRRIMSLFPPDAGPDPRARFGVLFRTEDTPTGPNLLIQSTHEPDTSRLPDGYGTTLTRPLDALIDAIRPGLTIRYRCVASPVRKPGATTRALYNLPPVVPLTGTAADDWWLRQADLSGLKPLTHHSHPLDAARGERHPDGAPPQRIRHARTQFDGTAAIIDTDLLRTKILNGIGRGKAYGCGLLSIAPARQPQ, translated from the coding sequence ATGACCCTCTGGCTCACCCGGATCGTCCCCGACACCCGCTCCCGCGACGCCCGCCGCGACCTCAGCGGCGCCATCGGCATGCACCGCCGCATCATGAGCCTCTTCCCACCCGATGCCGGCCCCGACCCCCGCGCCCGCTTCGGAGTCCTCTTCCGCACCGAAGACACCCCCACCGGGCCGAACCTGCTCATCCAGTCCACCCACGAACCCGACACCAGCCGCCTGCCCGACGGCTACGGAACCACCCTCACCCGCCCACTCGACGCGCTCATCGACGCCATCCGCCCCGGCCTCACCATCCGCTACCGCTGCGTCGCCAGCCCCGTCCGCAAACCCGGCGCCACCACCCGCGCCCTCTACAACCTCCCACCCGTCGTCCCCCTCACCGGCACGGCAGCCGACGATTGGTGGCTCCGCCAAGCCGACCTCAGCGGCCTCAAACCCCTCACCCACCACTCCCACCCCCTGGACGCCGCACGAGGAGAACGCCACCCCGACGGCGCCCCGCCCCAACGCATCCGCCACGCCCGCACCCAGTTCGACGGCACCGCAGCCATCATCGACACCGACCTGCTCAGGACAAAAATCCTCAACGGGATTGGCCGAGGAAAGGCTTACGGCTGCGGCCTGCTCAGCATCGCCCCTGCGAGGCAGCCCCAGTGA